The following are encoded in a window of Actinomyces oris genomic DNA:
- the secD gene encoding protein translocase subunit SecD, translating to MSSKQRKRPGRRLLMFVLVLVIGFGALVAGSMRHKASLTPGLALDLEGGTQLILTPTTSDGSAISDNDVEQAIEVIRQRVDASGVSEAQISRQGGQNIVVSLPGKPSQATLELVRTSAVMYFRPVLRVLPGSAQQAAKNIASQNPSGAVTPAPTVQPSPSAGSEATQPAEDSEGAEEGTGEGEQPAATPAPTAQPTAQPTAQPRTPEEIAKQLADVNQDGVISSDPLPAQDKTNSSDSWITEKLLYDGYMTDCSDPKNLTGQTQDPKVAVISCSKEAGSHSHGAYILGPAEITGTELKSANSGLETDSRGQATHQWVVSLAFNGDGTKKFAELSKRLLAYRDQASAAGAQGAQNPQAQSSGDKAQFAIVLDGLTIMASGFNETVHSPITDGRVQITGGFTQNQANTLANQLSFGSLPLSFTVQSEQQISATLGTEQLRNGLIAGLIGFALIILYLAWQYRGLAVVAVASLVVAAAGTYLVIAALSATMGYRLSLAGVAGLIISIGITVDSFIIYFERVRDEVRQGRTLRTAIDEGWKHARRTILVSDAVNLVAAIVLYFLAVGGVQGFAFTLGVTTCVDLAIIILFTHPLMEWIVRFRFFGEGHRLSGLDPEHLGATSTTYGKGREAVADRVAGSLARRKAEARRNAESPEDAAEESDGEAVDDEDEQQEGDAVDVAADKGKDGETK from the coding sequence GTGTCCAGTAAGCAGCGAAAGCGCCCAGGGCGCCGCCTCCTGATGTTCGTCCTCGTCCTCGTCATCGGTTTCGGTGCGCTCGTGGCGGGAAGTATGAGGCATAAGGCCTCGCTCACCCCCGGTCTCGCCCTCGATCTGGAGGGCGGCACCCAGCTCATTTTGACGCCCACCACCTCTGATGGCTCGGCGATCAGTGATAACGACGTCGAACAGGCCATCGAGGTGATCCGTCAGCGCGTGGATGCCTCCGGTGTTTCCGAGGCGCAGATCTCTCGCCAGGGCGGTCAGAACATCGTGGTCTCGCTGCCCGGCAAGCCCAGCCAGGCCACCCTGGAGCTGGTACGTACCTCGGCCGTCATGTACTTCCGCCCGGTCCTGCGCGTTCTTCCGGGCAGCGCCCAGCAGGCCGCTAAGAACATCGCCAGCCAGAACCCCTCCGGCGCGGTGACCCCGGCGCCGACGGTTCAGCCCAGCCCGAGCGCCGGTAGCGAGGCGACTCAGCCCGCAGAGGACTCGGAGGGCGCTGAGGAGGGCACAGGCGAGGGTGAGCAGCCGGCCGCGACCCCGGCTCCCACCGCGCAGCCCACGGCTCAGCCGACGGCGCAGCCCAGGACTCCCGAGGAGATTGCCAAGCAGCTGGCGGACGTCAACCAGGACGGCGTCATCTCCTCCGACCCGCTCCCCGCGCAGGACAAGACGAACTCATCGGACTCCTGGATCACCGAGAAGCTCCTCTACGACGGCTACATGACCGACTGCTCCGACCCGAAGAACCTCACGGGGCAGACGCAGGACCCCAAGGTCGCCGTCATCTCCTGCTCCAAGGAGGCCGGCTCCCACAGCCACGGCGCCTACATCCTCGGCCCTGCCGAGATCACCGGGACCGAGCTCAAGAGCGCCAACTCGGGTCTGGAAACCGACTCCCGGGGGCAGGCCACCCACCAGTGGGTCGTCTCGTTGGCCTTCAACGGTGACGGCACCAAGAAGTTCGCCGAGCTGTCCAAGCGGCTGCTGGCCTACCGCGACCAGGCGAGTGCCGCCGGCGCGCAGGGCGCTCAGAACCCGCAGGCCCAGAGCAGTGGGGACAAGGCCCAGTTCGCCATCGTCCTGGACGGCCTGACCATCATGGCCTCCGGCTTCAACGAGACCGTCCACTCACCGATCACCGACGGTCGGGTCCAGATCACTGGCGGCTTCACCCAGAACCAGGCCAACACGCTGGCCAACCAGCTCTCCTTCGGCTCGCTGCCGCTGAGCTTCACGGTGCAGTCCGAGCAGCAGATCTCAGCCACCTTGGGAACCGAGCAGCTGCGCAATGGCCTGATCGCCGGGCTCATCGGCTTCGCTCTCATCATCCTCTACCTGGCCTGGCAGTACCGCGGCCTGGCGGTGGTGGCCGTGGCCTCCCTGGTGGTGGCAGCAGCCGGCACCTACCTGGTCATCGCGGCCCTGAGCGCGACCATGGGCTACCGCCTGTCCCTGGCGGGGGTCGCCGGACTCATCATCTCCATCGGCATCACAGTCGACTCCTTCATCATCTACTTCGAGCGCGTCCGTGACGAGGTGCGCCAGGGACGGACTCTGAGGACCGCGATCGATGAAGGATGGAAGCACGCCAGGCGCACGATCCTCGTTTCCGACGCCGTCAACCTCGTGGCCGCGATCGTCCTGTACTTCCTGGCTGTCGGCGGGGTCCAGGGATTCGCCTTCACCCTGGGGGTGACCACGTGCGTGGACCTGGCCATCATCATCCTGTTCACCCACCCGTTGATGGAGTGGATCGTCCGATTCCGTTTCTTCGGTGAGGGGCACCGCCTTTCCGGTCTTGACCCCGAGCACCTCGGGGCGACGTCCACGACCTACGGCAAGGGACGCGAAGCGGTCGCCGATCGCGTGGCCGGGTCTCTGGCGCGCCGCAAGGCCGAGGCCCGTAGGAACGCCGAGAGCCCGGAGGACGCAGCTGAAGAGTCCGACGGCGAGGCCGTCGATGATGAGGATGAGCAGCAGGAGGGCGACGCGGTCGATGTCGCGGCCGACAAGGGAAAGGACGGTGAGACGAAGTGA
- the secF gene encoding protein translocase subunit SecF produces MKSLATLGNELYSAKTSIPFVGKRKIWYLIAVVIILGSATLLGTVGLTPGIDFKGGSEITVTGLSAPSERPANEVLSKSDLAASSSVTTMGSSSVRVQTTELSKQRLDSLAGQLATAYKTDASNVSATTVGPTWSSDVTKKAIRGLILFFIFVGLLIWAYFRTWKMAAAALLALCHDIIVTVGIYALSRFEVTPATIIGVLTILGYSLYDTVVVFDKIRENTEDFESQSRSTYAELANLAVNQTFIRSINTSVVGVLPVASLLFVGAFILGAGTLRDIALTLFIGMIAGTLSSIFLATPLLVDLRSREKRIKEHTAKVAAARQHRRDEAGDDAEELAKIDAAPAASPVTPGHHLGVAAQPKRKKKRR; encoded by the coding sequence GTGAAGTCTCTCGCCACGCTCGGTAACGAGCTCTACTCGGCCAAGACATCCATCCCTTTCGTCGGCAAACGGAAGATCTGGTATCTCATCGCCGTCGTCATCATTCTTGGCTCGGCCACGCTCCTGGGCACCGTGGGGCTCACTCCGGGCATCGACTTCAAGGGCGGTTCGGAGATCACGGTCACCGGGCTGTCCGCTCCTTCAGAGCGTCCTGCCAACGAGGTCCTCTCCAAGAGCGACCTGGCGGCCAGCTCCTCGGTGACCACCATGGGGTCCTCGTCGGTCAGGGTGCAGACCACTGAGCTGAGCAAGCAGCGCCTCGACTCACTGGCTGGTCAGCTCGCCACCGCCTACAAGACCGACGCCTCCAACGTCTCAGCGACGACCGTGGGACCGACCTGGTCCTCCGACGTCACGAAGAAGGCGATTCGAGGGCTGATCCTGTTCTTCATCTTCGTCGGACTACTCATCTGGGCGTACTTCCGCACCTGGAAGATGGCGGCCGCAGCCCTGCTCGCCCTGTGCCACGACATCATCGTCACCGTGGGCATCTACGCCCTGTCCAGATTCGAGGTCACCCCTGCCACGATCATCGGTGTGCTGACGATTCTGGGCTACTCCCTCTACGACACGGTGGTGGTCTTCGACAAGATCCGGGAGAACACCGAGGACTTCGAGTCCCAGAGCCGATCCACCTATGCCGAGCTCGCGAACCTGGCGGTCAACCAGACCTTCATCCGATCGATCAACACCTCCGTGGTCGGTGTGCTCCCGGTGGCCTCGCTGCTGTTCGTCGGAGCCTTCATCCTGGGCGCAGGAACGCTTCGTGACATCGCCCTGACGCTGTTCATCGGTATGATCGCCGGAACCCTGTCCTCGATCTTCCTGGCCACCCCCCTCCTAGTGGACCTGCGTTCACGTGAGAAGCGCATCAAGGAACACACCGCCAAGGTCGCCGCGGCGCGCCAGCACCGTCGGGACGAGGCCGGTGACGATGCCGAGGAACTGGCTAAGATTGACGCGGCTCCGGCCGCCTCACCAGTCACTCCCGGCCACCACCTCGGCGTGGCGGCTCAGCCTAAAAGGAAGAAGAAGCGCAGATGA
- a CDS encoding adenine phosphoribosyltransferase — MTTAPVAHSESVPESLTKLVMSHLREIPDFPEPGVLFRDITPLLADGHAFAALVEGLADHYRGRIDAIAGLESRGFILAAPLAVRLGVGMITVRKGGKLPGPVIGVDYALEYGTARMELRPETVTKGARVLVIDDVLATGGTASASISLIEQAGASVEAICMLLELSDLDGRRQLQGREVDSIVIF, encoded by the coding sequence ATGACCACCGCTCCCGTGGCCCATTCCGAGTCGGTGCCCGAGTCTCTGACCAAGCTGGTCATGAGCCATCTTCGCGAGATTCCCGACTTCCCCGAGCCGGGGGTCCTCTTCCGGGACATCACTCCGCTCCTGGCCGACGGACATGCCTTCGCCGCTCTCGTCGAGGGGCTGGCCGATCACTACCGGGGTCGGATTGATGCGATCGCGGGGCTCGAGTCGCGCGGCTTCATCCTGGCAGCGCCCTTGGCGGTTCGGCTCGGGGTCGGCATGATCACGGTGCGCAAGGGCGGCAAGCTGCCCGGCCCGGTCATCGGCGTGGACTACGCACTCGAGTACGGCACGGCCCGGATGGAGCTGCGGCCCGAGACCGTCACCAAGGGCGCACGTGTCCTGGTCATCGACGATGTGCTGGCCACCGGTGGGACGGCCTCCGCCTCCATCTCCCTCATTGAGCAGGCCGGTGCCTCAGTGGAGGCCATCTGCATGCTTCTGGAGCTGTCCGATCTCGACGGTCGTCGCCAACTCCAGGGGCGTGAGGTCGACTCGATCGTCATCTTCTGA
- a CDS encoding RelA/SpoT family protein produces MTETKNTPDTSGDSVVPGSRVRSRLAWFGSRGHSTPAAIEPLLRAVRANHPKADTSLIVRAYEVAEKAHSGQRRKSGEPYITHPVAVATILAELGMTAQTLAAAVLHDTVEDTDYTLERLRADFGDEISLLVDGVTKLDKLQYGEAAQAETVRKMIIAMSKDIRVLVIKLGDRLHNARTWKYVSAENAARKAKETLEIYAPLAHRLGMNTIKWELEDRSFKALYPGVYEEIEHMVAERAPAREEYLRQVRLQIEEDLRINKIKGAVTGRPKHYYSIYQKMIVRGKDFDDIYDLVALRVIVDTVQDCYAVLGSLHSRWTPMSGRFKDYIAVPKFNLYQSLHTTVVGPGGKPVEIQIRTHEMHRMAEYGVAAHWRYKEDPNASGPSALGGRPGDSDQGDLGWLRQLVDWQKETQDPTEFLDALRYEMAGDQVYVFTPRGDVLALPAGATPVDFAYAVHTEVGHRTVGARVNSRLVPLDTRLENGDTVEVFTSKAINAGPSRDWLSFVASTRARNKIRSWFSKERREEAIEEGKGAIARTLRKQNLPLQRLMSHETLMNVAKTLDKVDIDGLYAAVGEGHVSAQHVVDTLVATMGGEDGAEETLAEGVLPTRATTHRRPRTADAGVVVAGMDEGDVYVKLARCCTPMPGDPIVGFITRGSGVSVHRADCQNVDQLQREPERLITVSWADHAQSAYLVQVEVEALDRGGLLADITRALADSHVNLVSASIGTSRDRVVTGRFVVELAEAGHLDHTLAALRRIDGVFEARRSLSAARRSS; encoded by the coding sequence ATGACGGAGACGAAGAACACCCCGGACACGTCAGGTGACAGTGTTGTCCCCGGCTCGCGCGTGCGCAGCCGTCTGGCGTGGTTCGGCTCCCGGGGGCACTCCACACCGGCGGCCATCGAGCCGCTGCTGCGCGCGGTGCGCGCCAACCATCCCAAGGCCGACACGAGCCTCATCGTGCGCGCCTACGAAGTGGCGGAGAAGGCTCACTCCGGTCAGCGACGCAAGTCGGGGGAGCCCTACATCACCCACCCGGTGGCAGTAGCGACCATCCTGGCTGAGCTGGGGATGACGGCCCAGACGCTGGCGGCTGCCGTCCTGCACGACACCGTGGAGGACACCGACTACACCCTTGAGCGCCTGCGCGCCGACTTCGGCGACGAGATCAGCCTGCTCGTCGATGGCGTCACCAAGCTCGACAAGCTCCAGTACGGTGAGGCCGCCCAGGCCGAGACGGTGCGCAAGATGATTATCGCGATGTCCAAGGACATCCGGGTGCTGGTCATCAAGCTCGGCGACCGCCTTCACAACGCCCGCACCTGGAAGTACGTCTCGGCGGAGAACGCCGCCCGCAAGGCCAAGGAGACCCTGGAGATCTACGCGCCCCTGGCCCACCGTCTGGGGATGAACACGATCAAGTGGGAGCTGGAGGACCGGTCCTTCAAGGCCCTCTACCCTGGCGTGTACGAGGAGATCGAGCACATGGTGGCCGAGCGGGCCCCGGCTCGTGAGGAGTACCTGCGCCAGGTCCGACTCCAGATCGAGGAGGACCTGAGGATCAACAAGATCAAGGGCGCCGTGACCGGACGGCCCAAGCACTACTACTCGATCTACCAGAAGATGATCGTGCGGGGGAAGGACTTCGACGACATCTACGACCTGGTGGCGCTGCGAGTCATCGTCGACACCGTCCAGGACTGCTACGCGGTGCTCGGCTCCCTGCACTCGCGCTGGACCCCCATGAGCGGGCGCTTCAAGGACTACATCGCCGTCCCCAAGTTCAACCTCTACCAGTCGCTGCACACGACTGTCGTGGGGCCGGGTGGCAAACCGGTGGAGATCCAGATCCGCACCCACGAGATGCACCGCATGGCCGAGTACGGCGTGGCCGCGCACTGGCGCTACAAGGAGGACCCCAACGCCTCGGGCCCCAGCGCCCTGGGAGGCAGGCCCGGAGACTCCGACCAGGGCGACCTGGGCTGGCTGCGTCAGCTCGTTGACTGGCAGAAGGAGACCCAGGACCCCACCGAGTTCCTCGATGCCCTGCGTTACGAGATGGCCGGGGACCAGGTCTACGTCTTCACCCCCCGGGGTGATGTCCTCGCACTGCCGGCGGGAGCCACCCCGGTGGACTTCGCCTACGCCGTCCACACCGAGGTCGGCCACCGCACCGTGGGCGCGCGCGTCAACAGCCGACTGGTGCCCCTGGACACGCGTCTGGAGAACGGTGACACGGTGGAGGTCTTCACCTCCAAGGCCATCAACGCCGGACCCTCGCGCGACTGGCTCTCCTTCGTGGCCTCGACCCGGGCCCGCAACAAGATACGTTCGTGGTTCTCCAAGGAGCGTCGTGAGGAGGCCATCGAGGAGGGCAAGGGCGCCATCGCCCGCACCCTGCGCAAGCAGAACCTTCCCCTGCAGCGCCTCATGAGCCACGAGACCCTCATGAACGTGGCCAAGACCCTCGACAAGGTCGACATTGACGGCCTGTACGCCGCGGTGGGTGAGGGGCACGTATCCGCCCAGCACGTCGTCGACACTCTGGTGGCCACCATGGGCGGGGAGGACGGCGCCGAGGAGACTCTCGCGGAGGGAGTCCTGCCCACCCGGGCCACGACGCACCGCCGGCCGCGTACGGCCGACGCCGGAGTCGTCGTCGCCGGTATGGACGAGGGCGACGTCTACGTCAAGCTAGCGCGCTGCTGCACCCCCATGCCGGGTGACCCCATCGTCGGTTTCATCACCCGCGGTTCGGGTGTCTCAGTGCACCGGGCCGACTGCCAGAACGTCGATCAGCTCCAGCGTGAGCCCGAGCGCCTCATCACCGTCTCCTGGGCGGATCACGCCCAGTCGGCCTACCTGGTTCAGGTGGAGGTCGAGGCCCTGGACCGCGGGGGTCTGTTGGCCGACATCACCCGAGCGCTGGCAGACAGCCACGTCAACCTTGTCAGTGCCAGCATCGGCACGAGCCGGGACCGGGTTGTCACCGGGCGGTTCGTCGTCGAGCTGGCTGAGGCCGGGCACCTGGACCACACGCTGGCGGCCCTGCGGCGCATCGACGGCGTCTTCGAGGCGCGCAGAAGCCTGTCCGCCGCGCGCCGCTCCAGCTGA